In candidate division KSB1 bacterium, one genomic interval encodes:
- a CDS encoding T9SS type A sorting domain-containing protein: protein MRPFLLPTTSLLLLAAAVALAQPNLVPGFPIWFNDRGLVGIQDRGALVVDVTGDGYPEVIVLADDPDDSYDNGPIHLQRRILVFDYEHTSESNPLFDFRFPSDYNPFPGRDVNFAYHFRDEPAIADVDGDGYREIAIGASAYLGFVNASCPTGDHGTADCLHWCSVVLVWEITNGEAQLLAQFSYANCLMATPAVADVRGPGPGEGPDGSDDLIFAGSANDGGFQDEDAHPPIHTGKVWGNSLVVLCWDGQGLNAVTPPYADFYFNHPCPPICDPFIPLGPSMPAVVDIDQDGGPEVVAVFPRAEDASGMARVIIMHPEEGDDATETVDVSGWYLLGRSDGIGYVVEPGPVVCDRDFNGSLEAYFLAKNEPDDSPSLTAIIGVDLATLAWSDFRLPEDQLIQRHNQLAVADGYSGTKLDLYVPSLQSNNGDTRFEWLRETDVFAVNPQAEQGWPRLFTHNQANRYAGYSPAIVNTSGDPDLQLVTEVGLNESASIRNMRLELTYGQDFSWPVSAGYLIETVDFKAAPTISDVDANGTADLVLVTRTNGVGASIQAYDLGIPYNPETNEWNGLKNGPKHTGLYAQPVTGTQPRPSMTWEGRIIVHGNYTVPADYSLVIKPGTVVELRPDANLFIEGTLSAVGTDGDSIYFKADGSSPYSALDFYNAEDVTLDHCVIHGGEMISASGGQLTEIKHSRIYGMETGIQALFCARSQLRCTGNLIENCTYYGIRGNASAGVFTDNIIRTCGRDGIFWSGDNYDTGEAPLFVSNTIEYNGTVSIPYAGGYFVSTNAELSCNRFRYNQRYQVLAYAGANLVMNNNTDGWACNFLIQSQTSLVCYGCSNAPAQWKPLMRINASYPQLKYGSNTFQFDVDGTYIYITDPAKPCTGPFPYPTWWDFTGNYWFPEGDPTGAGDAHFCPMPWMADYAPLGVSWECTTLPFGLLESGPEAAFQQATRLEADSNYRAASDLYELIMNDYPESPEAIWSARGYLRSGLKAEVGAMSRHGLLEEIGLDTTSDSRTREAARREAIHASIAAERYVQAREELQLLREDSSTARDSEWVAFTSAMVDYLDEGAGGARQTERIGQRRQRLAQLDRRIQEILGFEAEDISRDEGGITGQVLATAHPNPFNNSVAIELTLPNAGLAKVEIYNLLGQKVTTLLDKRLDAGLTRLNWNASAAAAGVYLYRIEFAGRVETHKVMLLK from the coding sequence ATGCGACCGTTTCTTTTGCCGACAACCTCTCTTCTGCTCCTGGCTGCTGCCGTCGCCCTCGCGCAGCCCAATCTTGTTCCGGGTTTTCCGATTTGGTTCAATGATCGCGGGCTGGTGGGCATTCAGGACCGCGGCGCACTGGTTGTGGATGTCACCGGCGACGGTTACCCGGAGGTGATCGTGCTTGCGGACGATCCCGATGATTCGTACGACAATGGACCAATCCACCTGCAGCGACGGATTCTGGTGTTCGATTATGAACATACCTCGGAAAGTAACCCGCTATTTGATTTCAGATTTCCTTCCGACTACAATCCTTTTCCCGGACGGGATGTGAACTTCGCATACCACTTCCGTGACGAGCCCGCCATTGCGGATGTGGACGGCGACGGATATCGTGAGATTGCAATAGGCGCGAGCGCCTATCTCGGATTCGTGAACGCCAGCTGCCCGACTGGAGATCACGGCACTGCCGACTGCCTTCACTGGTGCAGTGTTGTGCTCGTCTGGGAAATCACGAACGGGGAGGCGCAGCTCCTTGCGCAGTTCAGCTATGCGAACTGCCTGATGGCCACGCCCGCCGTGGCTGACGTTCGAGGTCCGGGTCCCGGCGAGGGGCCAGACGGAAGCGACGACCTGATCTTTGCCGGATCAGCTAATGACGGCGGTTTTCAAGATGAAGACGCGCATCCACCCATTCATACCGGCAAGGTGTGGGGTAACAGTTTGGTGGTCTTGTGCTGGGACGGGCAAGGCCTGAATGCTGTCACGCCACCCTACGCCGATTTCTACTTCAATCATCCATGTCCGCCCATTTGCGATCCATTCATACCGCTGGGCCCCTCAATGCCGGCGGTGGTGGACATTGATCAAGATGGCGGCCCAGAGGTAGTCGCCGTATTTCCCCGGGCCGAAGATGCGTCAGGAATGGCACGCGTCATCATCATGCACCCGGAGGAAGGCGATGATGCCACCGAAACGGTAGATGTAAGCGGATGGTATTTGCTTGGCAGGAGTGACGGCATCGGTTACGTTGTTGAGCCCGGACCGGTCGTGTGCGACCGCGATTTCAACGGCTCGCTTGAAGCCTACTTCCTCGCCAAGAACGAACCTGACGACAGCCCGTCACTGACAGCAATTATCGGGGTTGACCTCGCGACGCTAGCCTGGTCAGATTTCCGACTGCCAGAAGACCAACTGATCCAACGGCACAATCAACTCGCGGTGGCCGATGGGTATTCGGGAACTAAGTTGGACCTCTACGTTCCTTCCCTGCAATCCAACAACGGCGATACACGATTCGAGTGGCTCCGGGAGACCGATGTATTCGCAGTTAACCCTCAGGCTGAGCAAGGGTGGCCAAGATTGTTCACGCACAACCAAGCTAACCGATACGCCGGCTATTCGCCAGCGATCGTGAACACGAGTGGCGATCCCGACCTGCAGCTTGTCACAGAGGTTGGATTGAATGAGTCCGCAAGTATCCGGAACATGCGATTGGAGTTGACGTACGGTCAGGACTTCTCGTGGCCAGTGTCCGCTGGCTACCTCATTGAGACGGTGGATTTCAAGGCCGCCCCGACGATTTCCGATGTTGACGCCAATGGCACAGCAGACCTTGTGTTGGTAACAAGGACCAACGGCGTCGGAGCCAGCATTCAGGCTTACGATCTTGGCATCCCCTACAACCCTGAGACCAACGAGTGGAACGGTCTGAAGAACGGTCCCAAGCACACGGGCTTATACGCGCAGCCGGTGACGGGGACGCAGCCGCGGCCGAGCATGACGTGGGAAGGGCGCATCATCGTGCATGGGAACTACACAGTGCCCGCGGACTACTCCCTCGTGATCAAACCGGGAACGGTGGTCGAGTTAAGGCCGGACGCCAATTTGTTCATTGAGGGAACCCTGAGCGCGGTGGGCACCGACGGCGATTCGATCTACTTCAAAGCAGACGGCAGCTCGCCGTATTCGGCGCTGGATTTCTACAACGCGGAAGACGTCACGCTCGATCACTGTGTGATCCATGGCGGGGAGATGATCTCGGCGTCAGGCGGCCAGCTCACCGAAATCAAGCACAGCCGGATCTATGGCATGGAGACCGGAATCCAGGCGCTATTCTGCGCGCGCTCACAACTCCGATGCACGGGCAATTTGATCGAGAATTGCACGTACTACGGGATTCGGGGCAACGCGAGTGCCGGCGTATTCACCGACAACATCATTCGCACTTGCGGCCGTGACGGAATCTTCTGGAGCGGCGACAATTACGACACGGGCGAGGCGCCATTGTTCGTGTCTAACACCATCGAGTACAACGGGACAGTGTCGATCCCATACGCCGGAGGGTACTTCGTCAGTACGAATGCCGAACTGTCATGCAACCGGTTCCGGTATAACCAGCGTTACCAAGTTCTGGCGTACGCCGGTGCGAACTTGGTCATGAACAACAACACGGACGGCTGGGCATGCAACTTCCTGATCCAATCCCAGACAAGTTTGGTCTGTTATGGATGTTCGAATGCCCCGGCGCAGTGGAAACCGCTCATGCGGATCAACGCCTCCTATCCACAACTCAAGTACGGCTCCAATACGTTTCAATTCGATGTCGATGGAACGTACATCTACATTACGGATCCGGCGAAGCCCTGCACAGGTCCGTTCCCTTATCCCACGTGGTGGGACTTTACCGGAAACTACTGGTTCCCAGAGGGCGATCCTACCGGTGCGGGCGACGCGCATTTTTGTCCGATGCCTTGGATGGCGGACTATGCGCCTCTGGGAGTATCATGGGAATGCACTACGCTGCCCTTCGGCCTCCTCGAATCGGGTCCCGAAGCTGCGTTCCAGCAGGCGACTCGGCTCGAAGCCGACAGCAACTACCGCGCAGCAAGCGACCTTTACGAACTCATCATGAACGACTATCCCGAGAGCCCGGAGGCAATTTGGTCCGCGCGCGGCTATCTACGCTCCGGATTGAAGGCAGAGGTGGGTGCCATGTCGCGTCATGGCCTGCTGGAAGAGATCGGGCTTGACACCACAAGTGACAGCCGGACTCGTGAAGCCGCACGACGCGAAGCGATCCATGCCTCGATCGCGGCCGAGCGCTATGTCCAGGCTCGGGAAGAATTGCAGCTGCTTCGTGAGGACTCCTCGACGGCTCGAGACAGCGAATGGGTGGCGTTCACTTCGGCTATGGTGGATTACTTGGACGAAGGAGCCGGCGGAGCTCGTCAGACAGAGCGGATCGGCCAACGCCGTCAACGCCTCGCGCAGTTGGACAGGCGGATTCAAGAGATACTCGGTTTTGAGGCCGAAGATATCTCGCGGGACGAAGGTGGGATAACGGGCCAGGTTCTCGCCACCGCGCATCCCAACCCCTTCAACAACTCCGTCGCTATCGAGCTCACGCTGCCGAATGCCGGACTCGCGAAGGTCGAGATCTACAATCTGCTCGGGCAGAAGGTCACGACGCTGCTTGACAAGCGGTTAGACGCCGGCTTGACCCGCCTGAACTGGAACGCGTCCGCGGCCGCCGCCGGTGTGTATCTCTATCGCATCGAGTTCGCCGGCCGCGTGGAGACCCACAAAGTGATGTTACTGAAATAG
- a CDS encoding prepilin-type N-terminal cleavage/methylation domain-containing protein has translation MQPTRGRQRGFSLIEMMIVMMIISLLATMAVARFMHMRDKSQVAAAAYDLDLVRKLLAYYAADWSTYPVAVASYADLQSQLIDADGNSLGELPYSNTFTFLSYALDANSDYIIRVQANDNGSSILRATPDAILRE, from the coding sequence ATGCAACCGACCCGCGGAAGACAGCGAGGGTTCTCGCTGATCGAGATGATGATCGTGATGATGATAATCTCGTTGCTCGCGACGATGGCGGTCGCTCGCTTCATGCACATGCGCGACAAATCTCAAGTTGCCGCAGCCGCTTACGACCTCGATCTCGTGCGCAAGCTCCTCGCCTATTATGCCGCCGACTGGTCCACCTATCCGGTCGCCGTGGCCAGCTACGCTGACCTGCAATCCCAACTCATCGACGCCGATGGAAATTCGCTCGGGGAGTTGCCGTACAGCAACACGTTCACGTTTCTGTCCTACGCCCTCGATGCCAATAGCGACTATATCATCCGGGTGCAGGCCAACGATAATGGCTCCTCGATCCTTCGTGCAACGCCGGATGCTATCCTCCGCGAATAG
- a CDS encoding GNAT family N-acetyltransferase: protein MPYNLAGFPDLTLRQLSANDVDAFIDLGLPTCAFMHGRPPDQPEKMRKDFAAFVREYAFARQSAIYVLVDGYNALIAQVWLHLTTNRFNGLSELWVWDLTVHPAHRGRGLGRAMFEFAVEQARARSAAELWLLVSSKNHSAIGLYHSVGLSDRGHFMAMSVEKQQHDDVRRIRIGTVEMRPLHGGDVEALYGLWTSGGLGYKLTGRDTPERLQAHLSGPHIGGWGAFRADKMVAATLISSDGRKGWIERLATLPEERRSGLAMALVTAAKQTLLDDGNLVIGALIEHSNHPSRKLFEAAGFLLDDHHYYYSFREYPDA from the coding sequence ATGCCTTACAACCTTGCCGGGTTTCCGGACCTCACCCTCCGCCAATTGTCAGCCAATGATGTGGACGCTTTCATCGATCTCGGACTGCCGACCTGTGCCTTTATGCACGGCCGACCACCGGACCAGCCCGAGAAGATGCGCAAAGACTTTGCCGCATTTGTTCGCGAGTATGCGTTCGCCCGCCAGAGCGCGATTTATGTGCTCGTTGATGGTTATAACGCGCTGATCGCACAGGTCTGGCTTCATCTCACAACAAACAGATTCAACGGACTGTCGGAGCTCTGGGTGTGGGATCTTACCGTCCACCCCGCCCACCGCGGTCGAGGTTTGGGCAGGGCGATGTTTGAGTTCGCCGTTGAGCAGGCCCGGGCGCGGTCGGCAGCGGAACTATGGCTGCTGGTTTCCAGTAAGAACCACAGCGCCATTGGCCTTTATCACTCGGTCGGCCTGAGTGATCGGGGGCACTTCATGGCTATGTCCGTTGAAAAGCAGCAACATGATGACGTTCGACGAATTCGTATCGGTACTGTCGAAATGCGCCCGCTCCACGGCGGTGATGTCGAAGCGCTCTACGGGCTTTGGACCAGCGGCGGCCTCGGTTACAAACTGACTGGACGGGACACTCCCGAGCGGCTTCAGGCTCATCTGAGCGGGCCGCACATCGGCGGCTGGGGCGCCTTCCGCGCAGACAAGATGGTCGCGGCAACTTTGATCAGCTCCGATGGTCGCAAGGGCTGGATCGAGCGCCTGGCGACCCTGCCCGAGGAGCGCCGCAGCGGCCTCGCGATGGCCCTGGTCACCGCCGCCAAGCAGACGCTGCTCGACGACGGAAATTTGGTGATCGGCGCACTGATCGAACACTCGAATCATCCGAGTCGGAAGCTCTTCGAGGCTGCCGGATTCTTACTCGACGACCATCACTACTACTACTCGTTTCGCGAATATCCCGACGCATAA
- a CDS encoding S8 family serine peptidase — translation MQARINVTLVMLMCFLSVTSLSLAGGTTSFGIWNGGLTEFVDGEALLGLENGATWTDIAPYLTEVDLDSVVAMRRINSFTLYFDDTMDVVMLCDSVANKPFAQYCEPNMVMYEQSVDSYWGLQWYLHNTGQSFGTSGADIMWVEAATISRGDVNTKVAILDRGIPYDDEDNIFRNPDLDDPDRITLGCICHDEGFRGWNETNDPIQSRGHGTACAAIAGAQSNNDTLVAGVCPECGLVVEKMAHNGVVSIAHFSDALADAIMDHGASIISWSYSSNGASETARSAILSYADENVLFVFPTGNSGNDTIQFPANMVDELPDQIIAVGGTDQNDQRWREDDAPTCFGANYGTRISLVAPAGAYGCDEEHGPSCMTLLTLRQWNGSNSSLLCDNEIVDGQIGYKSGTSFSTPMVAGIAGLLRSYRPSLSPADVKSILQLSCDDVNANEADRRGYDEELGYGRVNAFKALLRSPGEKTLISDLTVRKHIYDHDEDGDDLSPYFLVDQLTVPQDMTLTINPGTRIKFDAGASLDISGKLQAKGTEAEPIIFEFPSNTGGGGIYFVNADSVELVHCIFKRAPIVFVQGGDYTWINNCTFDSCFYGLEAYDVTTANSLIEYNLFTHCRYGILGLASAGTFEYNTLDSCDKVGIYWQGDRTNGERARFTNNEARMA, via the coding sequence ATGCAAGCCCGCATCAACGTCACTCTGGTCATGCTAATGTGCTTCCTGTCAGTCACATCCCTTAGCTTGGCCGGGGGGACAACATCATTTGGCATATGGAACGGTGGTCTCACTGAATTCGTTGACGGCGAAGCGCTGCTCGGATTAGAGAACGGCGCAACGTGGACGGATATTGCGCCCTATCTGACCGAAGTTGATCTTGATTCGGTGGTTGCGATGCGCCGGATAAATTCCTTCACCTTGTATTTTGATGACACGATGGATGTTGTGATGCTGTGCGATTCTGTTGCGAATAAGCCGTTTGCGCAGTATTGCGAGCCGAACATGGTTATGTATGAGCAGTCGGTTGATTCCTACTGGGGGCTTCAATGGTATCTACACAATACAGGGCAGAGTTTCGGTACCAGCGGCGCGGACATCATGTGGGTCGAAGCTGCGACCATCTCCCGGGGTGACGTGAATACTAAGGTCGCCATTCTTGATCGAGGTATTCCGTATGATGATGAAGACAATATATTCCGGAACCCAGATTTGGACGATCCGGACAGAATCACTCTGGGTTGCATCTGTCATGATGAAGGGTTTCGAGGATGGAATGAAACCAATGATCCCATTCAATCAAGAGGACACGGAACCGCGTGCGCGGCGATTGCCGGCGCGCAGTCGAACAACGACACGCTTGTAGCGGGAGTCTGTCCCGAGTGCGGATTGGTAGTTGAGAAGATGGCTCACAATGGAGTTGTTTCGATTGCTCACTTCTCCGATGCCCTCGCAGATGCCATAATGGATCACGGAGCGTCGATCATATCATGGAGTTACTCTTCCAACGGCGCAAGCGAAACTGCTCGATCAGCAATTTTGAGCTATGCGGATGAGAATGTGCTCTTTGTCTTCCCAACTGGAAATAGCGGAAACGACACGATTCAATTTCCGGCAAACATGGTGGACGAGTTACCCGACCAGATCATCGCCGTAGGTGGGACTGACCAAAACGACCAGCGATGGCGAGAGGATGACGCGCCCACCTGCTTCGGCGCCAACTACGGAACAAGGATTTCATTGGTCGCGCCGGCAGGCGCCTATGGATGCGACGAGGAGCACGGCCCGAGTTGCATGACCTTGTTGACCCTGCGACAATGGAATGGAAGCAATTCATCCCTCCTTTGCGACAACGAGATCGTAGACGGCCAGATCGGCTACAAGAGTGGAACCTCTTTCTCCACGCCCATGGTCGCGGGGATCGCCGGATTGCTCCGGTCCTACCGCCCAAGCCTTAGTCCAGCAGATGTCAAGAGCATTCTCCAGCTTTCGTGTGACGATGTGAACGCCAACGAGGCTGATCGACGGGGATATGACGAGGAGCTTGGCTACGGCCGCGTCAATGCCTTCAAAGCTTTGCTGCGCTCACCGGGCGAGAAGACTCTGATCTCCGATTTGACGGTCCGCAAGCACATCTATGACCATGACGAAGATGGGGATGATCTAAGCCCGTACTTCCTGGTGGATCAGTTGACCGTCCCGCAAGACATGACTCTCACGATCAATCCCGGGACACGGATCAAGTTTGATGCCGGAGCATCCCTCGACATCTCCGGCAAGTTGCAGGCAAAGGGCACGGAGGCGGAGCCGATCATCTTCGAGTTCCCCTCGAATACCGGCGGCGGTGGGATTTACTTTGTGAATGCGGACTCCGTGGAACTCGTACATTGCATCTTCAAGCGCGCGCCGATTGTGTTCGTGCAGGGCGGGGATTACACGTGGATCAACAACTGCACGTTCGATAGCTGCTTCTACGGTCTCGAAGCCTACGACGTGACGACCGCGAATTCGCTGATCGAGTACAATCTGTTCACGCATTGTCGTTACGGGATCCTCGGTCTCGCCAGCGCGGGGACGTTCGAGTACAACACGCTCGACTCGTGCGACAAGGTCGGCATCTACTGGCAGGGCGACCGCACCAACGGCGAGCGCGCGCGGTTCACGAACAATGAAGCGCGCATGGCCTGA
- a CDS encoding T9SS type A sorting domain-containing protein, with translation MQRLSSRWPNRKHNSGELMPQPWRWVRFAVLCAMVLIVNAANAQSWDQLIPLTRDNYYHHGPQMIVDEALQIHLFTVRSVQEAIQQPSCLAYQRFDNWGNPLTTSVLIAPDSQRMDHWPGVLRDHHGAIHVVWWRSYDFPWWMNRFMYAKLDTAGNFLIEPRELPWSHVFPGFSQNGIHLVETNNDVIWYSDLTRFMSFDESAQVIDSLQPIVPLPDVTGYSLLALAPDQSVWTAFRHAPGDELQQVSVMRMDTSPRVPELVLSSGDPIPHQIGNGRFYIDTTGAFHHSLWSEFSGEFYARDPRDGSGGDTVNVGTEALYTSTDWILVPPDTLLFIRGIAASHLMQFNGFNFAGRRVIGPTLVTPAGVCIDPFIWKRGGYWLAQFSVRHNPTRDQIDLTHIPGPDEPPNSVADRRPTASPGTGTLTVYPQPVQSSFVIVSPTRLTGQTEILLYNLLGQRIELDQPPAVHGSDIRVVLPSSLAFGTYFVHISTPYHAWVKRIIYLKP, from the coding sequence ATGCAGCGACTTTCTTCACGGTGGCCCAACCGCAAACACAATTCAGGCGAACTCATGCCGCAACCGTGGCGCTGGGTTCGCTTTGCGGTGTTGTGTGCGATGGTACTCATTGTTAATGCTGCAAATGCGCAGTCATGGGACCAGCTCATTCCATTGACACGGGACAACTACTACCACCACGGCCCGCAAATGATCGTGGATGAGGCCCTGCAAATCCACCTCTTCACGGTGCGGAGCGTGCAAGAGGCGATTCAGCAGCCATCCTGCCTCGCCTACCAGCGATTTGACAACTGGGGCAACCCCCTGACGACTTCCGTTCTGATCGCGCCAGACAGCCAGCGGATGGATCACTGGCCGGGAGTGCTCAGGGATCACCACGGCGCCATCCACGTCGTCTGGTGGCGCAGCTACGACTTTCCATGGTGGATGAACCGCTTCATGTACGCGAAACTTGACACCGCTGGCAACTTTCTCATCGAACCGAGAGAACTGCCATGGTCCCACGTATTCCCTGGATTCAGCCAGAACGGCATTCACTTGGTTGAAACCAACAACGACGTCATCTGGTACTCCGACCTGACGCGATTCATGAGCTTCGACGAGAGCGCACAAGTCATCGACTCGCTGCAGCCGATCGTGCCTCTGCCGGACGTGACCGGATACTCACTCTTGGCTCTCGCACCCGACCAATCAGTATGGACGGCGTTCCGCCACGCGCCTGGTGACGAGCTGCAGCAGGTCTCTGTGATGCGGATGGATACATCACCGCGCGTCCCCGAGCTCGTGCTGTCCAGCGGCGATCCGATACCGCATCAGATCGGAAACGGACGGTTCTACATTGACACGACGGGAGCATTTCATCATTCTCTATGGAGTGAATTTTCAGGCGAATTCTATGCCCGCGATCCCCGCGACGGGTCGGGGGGCGACACGGTAAATGTCGGTACGGAAGCACTATACACCTCTACGGACTGGATCCTCGTCCCTCCGGATACACTTTTGTTCATTCGCGGAATTGCCGCGTCGCACCTCATGCAGTTCAACGGCTTCAACTTCGCGGGACGCCGTGTCATCGGACCAACCCTCGTGACACCTGCGGGAGTGTGCATTGATCCGTTTATCTGGAAACGAGGCGGCTATTGGCTGGCCCAGTTCTCGGTTCGGCACAATCCCACGCGCGACCAAATCGATCTCACGCATATCCCCGGTCCGGACGAGCCGCCGAACTCCGTCGCAGATCGTCGTCCGACCGCCAGCCCGGGCACAGGAACCCTCACCGTGTATCCACAGCCCGTTCAGTCCTCGTTTGTGATCGTGTCCCCGACGCGGCTCACCGGTCAGACCGAGATCTTGCTCTACAACCTGCTCGGTCAGCGGATCGAACTCGACCAACCGCCGGCAGTGCACGGAAGCGACATCCGCGTCGTGCTTCCGTCCTCGCTCGCCTTTGGAACCTACTTCGTGCACATCTCCACGCCCTACCATGCGTGGGTGAAGCGAATCATCTATCTCAAACCGTAA
- a CDS encoding T9SS type A sorting domain-containing protein, producing MPHLWRWVRFVVYWWVLLAINPARACGPNWTFLGGPPAEVLCVTKSSGPDGATIAGTLGGIYRYDDSGGGWQSMLFGMPIWQFAGTLPPSDTMFAATSLGLYRSVNSGQQWDLFQRNPPWGGEMHAFSISPHRADQMLGSWHDDNESGYLYASNDRGIDWGFVSSGVPGWAGLVYSSTASETIYFAEATLFAEISLTDSSIRYLHDYWQQDIHRIHHHPVNDWIYILTTDSLTIYDESLDSLVVYPLPASVGVAFDMCIDTRGNLLIGGWNGISLVDETLQNWTDVADTLSSGRPLYTDDSTWIVDRLEGIYCRTPTTEVRTDERPAHRIQILTYPNPASTELKIRAEVATEFRLYNVLGQLVASTSTARSTYVTRLAVASLPAGIYYLSAAGIDGPAHIQSVVINH from the coding sequence ATGCCGCATCTGTGGCGCTGGGTTCGCTTTGTCGTGTATTGGTGGGTGTTGCTTGCCATTAATCCAGCTCGCGCTTGCGGGCCAAACTGGACGTTTCTGGGTGGACCACCTGCTGAAGTACTCTGTGTGACTAAGAGTAGCGGACCGGACGGAGCGACTATCGCAGGCACGCTTGGTGGGATCTACCGGTACGACGACTCCGGTGGGGGATGGCAATCAATGTTGTTTGGCATGCCGATCTGGCAGTTCGCTGGTACGTTACCTCCATCAGATACGATGTTTGCCGCCACGTCGCTAGGGCTCTATCGCTCCGTCAATTCTGGGCAACAATGGGACTTGTTCCAGCGGAATCCGCCATGGGGAGGTGAGATGCACGCGTTCTCTATCTCGCCACATCGTGCAGATCAAATGCTGGGATCATGGCATGACGATAATGAATCTGGATATCTCTACGCGAGCAATGATCGAGGCATTGACTGGGGTTTTGTTAGCTCGGGGGTGCCCGGTTGGGCGGGATTGGTATATTCGTCGACAGCCTCGGAAACTATTTACTTTGCAGAAGCCACGTTGTTTGCCGAAATCTCACTTACCGACTCGAGTATTCGTTACTTACATGACTACTGGCAACAAGACATTCATCGTATTCACCACCATCCAGTCAATGACTGGATTTACATACTCACAACGGATTCGCTGACAATCTACGACGAATCGCTGGACTCCTTGGTCGTCTATCCGTTGCCAGCAAGTGTCGGCGTTGCATTCGACATGTGCATCGACACCCGTGGAAATCTACTGATCGGAGGATGGAACGGGATCAGCTTAGTCGACGAGACGCTGCAGAATTGGACCGATGTTGCCGACACCCTTTCCAGCGGCAGGCCGCTATATACGGACGATTCCACTTGGATCGTTGACCGGCTGGAAGGCATCTACTGCCGCACGCCGACGACAGAAGTCAGAACGGACGAGCGGCCGGCGCACCGTATTCAGATTCTAACCTATCCAAATCCGGCGAGTACCGAACTCAAGATTCGTGCCGAGGTGGCCACCGAATTCAGGCTCTACAACGTTTTGGGGCAATTGGTCGCAAGCACTTCTACGGCACGCTCCACCTATGTGACGCGACTTGCCGTCGCCTCGTTGCCTGCTGGTATCTACTATCTAAGCGCCGCCGGTATCGACGGACCTGCTCACATCCAATCCGTCGTAATCAACCATTAG
- a CDS encoding T9SS type A sorting domain-containing protein yields the protein MDRLRATLVIALLALSLSATATVHTVTVSNFQFSPATVTIQLGDTVVWNNTGGTHNVNHTGNPQLFRSGNAAPAPWTYQYPNASQSTPLPVGSYPYVCQPHAPGMAGTVVVEAAAAGDVRAELPAATELSQNFPNPFNANTEIVFSLQQSTPVKLAVYNVLGESVRSLIDGELSAGTHRLNFDASGLSTGIYYYALATPTTTLTRKMLFMK from the coding sequence ATGGACCGTCTGAGAGCAACTTTGGTCATCGCGCTGCTCGCGCTTTCGCTATCCGCAACCGCAACCGTGCACACGGTGACCGTCAGCAACTTCCAGTTCTCGCCTGCCACCGTGACGATTCAATTAGGCGACACGGTCGTCTGGAACAACACGGGCGGAACGCACAACGTCAACCACACCGGAAACCCGCAGCTGTTTCGCAGCGGTAATGCCGCGCCCGCACCGTGGACCTACCAGTATCCGAATGCGTCGCAGTCCACCCCGCTGCCCGTCGGCTCCTATCCGTACGTTTGTCAGCCGCACGCTCCGGGGATGGCCGGAACGGTCGTTGTCGAGGCGGCCGCCGCCGGCGACGTGCGCGCGGAATTGCCCGCGGCGACTGAACTGTCGCAAAACTTCCCGAATCCCTTTAACGCCAACACCGAAATCGTGTTCTCGCTGCAGCAATCCACGCCGGTGAAACTCGCCGTGTACAACGTCCTCGGCGAAAGCGTGCGCTCGTTGATCGACGGTGAGCTCAGCGCCGGGACGCACCGCCTGAACTTCGATGCGAGCGGCCTGTCCACCGGCATCTACTATTACGCGCTGGCGACCCCGACCACCACCCTCACGCGGAAAATGCTGTTTATGAAGTAG